A window from Micromonospora terminaliae encodes these proteins:
- a CDS encoding DUF427 domain-containing protein, with the protein MPKAVWNDLVVAESDDTVLVEGNHYFPRSALRDDLIRDSDTHTVCPWKGTASYYTLEHAGATSPDAVWYYPDPKPEAEMVRDRVAFWKDVRVVD; encoded by the coding sequence ATGCCGAAAGCCGTCTGGAACGACCTGGTCGTCGCGGAGAGTGACGACACCGTACTGGTCGAGGGCAACCACTACTTCCCCCGATCGGCCCTGCGCGACGACCTGATCCGCGACTCCGACACCCACACGGTCTGCCCGTGGAAGGGCACCGCCTCCTACTACACGCTCGAACACGCGGGCGCCACCAGCCCGGACGCCGTCTGGTACTACCCGGACCCGAAGCCGGAGGCGGAGATGGTGCGCGACCGGGTGGCGTTCTGGAAGGACGTACGGGTCGTCGACTGA
- a CDS encoding aminoacyl-tRNA deacylase yields MSSPALTALDAAGLPYRVIRHGPVRSLAEAAQARGVAVPDVVKTIVVRRGEDDHLFVLTPGDRVVSWPKLRQLLGVSRMSMPDAAAARAATGYERGTITPFGSSTAWPVVADERLRGREITLGAGEHGVAVAVDADAALAALDATVADVTDPEPAR; encoded by the coding sequence ATGTCCTCCCCCGCGCTCACCGCTCTGGACGCCGCCGGCCTGCCCTACCGGGTGATCCGGCACGGCCCGGTGCGCAGCCTCGCCGAGGCGGCGCAGGCGCGCGGCGTCGCGGTCCCCGACGTGGTCAAGACGATCGTGGTCCGGCGCGGCGAGGACGACCACCTGTTCGTGCTGACCCCGGGCGACCGGGTCGTCTCCTGGCCGAAGCTGCGCCAACTGCTCGGGGTGAGCCGGATGTCCATGCCGGACGCGGCCGCCGCCCGGGCGGCCACCGGCTACGAGCGGGGCACCATCACCCCGTTCGGCTCCAGCACGGCCTGGCCGGTGGTCGCCGACGAGCGGCTGCGCGGCCGGGAGATCACGCTGGGCGCGGGCGAGCACGGGGTGGCCGTGGCGGTCGACGCCGACGCCGCCCTCGCCGCGCTCGACGCGACCGTCGCCGACGTCACCGATCCGGAACCGGCCCGCTGA
- a CDS encoding FAD-binding oxidoreductase, whose product MHAVRDHERAVDALRRSYAAVPAGEPVRLAKQTSNLFRPRSAPRTPGLDVSGLTGVLSVDPDARTADVQGMCTYEDLVDATLPHNLMPLVVPQLRTITLGGAVTGLGIESTSFRNGLPHESVTELDILTGAGDLLTARPVGEHADLFRAFPNSLGSLGYSTRLRIELQPVRRYVALRNIRFSRLEELTDAIAEVVAKGSWEGEPVDGMDGVMFSPGEAYLLLATFTDEADGPPSDYTGQDIYYRSLRRRTRDVLTTYDYLWRWDTDWFWCSAAFGVQHPVVRRLWPQRYRRSDFYHRLVRLEHRHQVAARIDRWRGRPARERVVQDVEIPLAGTPDFLRWFARAVQMTPVWLCPLRLREPAGPGSARAWPLYPLQPGETYVNIGFWGSVPIAEGAADGDVNREIERAVSEAGGHKSLYSDAYYDRAAFDRLYGGETWRAVKERYDPDHRLTGLYEKAVARA is encoded by the coding sequence ATGCACGCTGTCCGTGATCATGAGCGGGCGGTGGACGCACTGCGACGGTCATACGCCGCGGTGCCCGCCGGAGAACCCGTACGGCTGGCCAAGCAGACCTCCAACCTCTTCCGACCCCGATCCGCGCCGCGCACCCCCGGCCTGGACGTGAGCGGGCTCACCGGGGTGCTGTCGGTCGATCCGGATGCCCGGACCGCCGACGTGCAGGGCATGTGCACCTACGAGGACCTGGTCGACGCGACCCTGCCGCACAACCTGATGCCACTGGTCGTGCCGCAGCTGCGCACGATCACCCTGGGCGGGGCGGTGACCGGGCTGGGCATCGAGTCCACCTCGTTCCGCAACGGCCTGCCGCACGAGTCGGTGACCGAGCTGGACATCCTCACCGGGGCTGGCGACCTGCTCACGGCCCGGCCGGTCGGCGAGCACGCCGACCTGTTCCGGGCCTTCCCCAACTCGCTGGGAAGCCTGGGCTACTCCACCCGCCTGCGCATCGAGCTGCAACCGGTCCGCCGCTACGTGGCGCTGCGCAACATCCGGTTCAGCCGGCTGGAGGAGCTGACCGACGCGATCGCCGAGGTGGTCGCCAAGGGCTCCTGGGAGGGCGAGCCGGTCGACGGGATGGACGGGGTGATGTTCAGCCCCGGCGAGGCGTACCTGCTGCTCGCCACGTTCACCGACGAGGCCGACGGCCCGCCGAGCGACTACACCGGCCAGGACATCTACTACCGCTCGCTGCGCCGGCGCACCCGCGACGTGCTCACCACCTACGACTACCTGTGGCGCTGGGACACCGACTGGTTCTGGTGCTCGGCGGCGTTCGGGGTGCAGCACCCGGTGGTCCGCCGGCTGTGGCCGCAGCGCTACCGGCGCAGCGACTTCTACCACCGGCTGGTGCGCCTGGAGCACCGGCACCAGGTGGCCGCCCGGATCGACCGCTGGCGGGGCCGGCCGGCCCGGGAGCGGGTGGTGCAGGACGTGGAGATCCCGCTCGCCGGCACTCCGGACTTCCTGCGCTGGTTCGCCCGGGCGGTGCAGATGACGCCGGTGTGGCTGTGCCCGCTGCGGCTGCGGGAACCGGCCGGCCCGGGATCCGCCCGGGCCTGGCCGCTGTATCCCCTCCAACCGGGCGAAACCTATGTGAACATCGGTTTCTGGGGGAGCGTGCCGATCGCCGAGGGCGCCGCCGACGGCGACGTCAACCGGGAGATCGAGCGCGCGGTGTCGGAGGCGGGCGGGCACAAGTCGCTCTACTCCGACGCGTACTACGACCGGGCGGCGTTCGACCGGCTCTACGGCGGGGAGACCTGGCGCGCCGTGAAGGAACGCTACGACCCGGACCACCGGCTGACCGGACTGTACGAGAAGGCGGTAGCGAGAGCATGA
- a CDS encoding class I SAM-dependent methyltransferase encodes MSLTDRTPGAASAPAGPPAGGRRGGPTVADVIRAVTKSDLPVRITGYDGSAVGPADAGITLAIRSERGLSYLLTAPGDLGMARAYVSGDLGLEGVHPGDPYDALRVLKDEMPLRMPPVGEALALVKGLGWERLLPPPPPPQEAAPRWKRVVNGLRHSRTRDSNAISHHYDVSNAFYEKVLGPSMTYTCAVFRSPTDTLEEAQRAKYDLVAGKLALKPGMRLLDVGCGWGGMVRHAAREYGVKALGVTLSRAQAEWAQAAIEREGLGDLAEVRHLDYRDAPREQFDAISSIGLTEHIGVRNYPAYFGALRSRLKPGGRLLNHCITRADNRAPHRSGAFIDRYVFPDGELAGPGRLISEIHDAGLEVHHEENLRQHYALTLAGWCRNLVEHWDFCVGEVGAATARVWGLYMAGSRMAFERNGIQLHQVLATHNGPESVNGYPLRPDWTP; translated from the coding sequence ATGAGTCTGACCGACCGAACTCCCGGGGCGGCGAGTGCCCCGGCCGGCCCGCCGGCGGGGGGCCGGCGTGGCGGACCGACCGTGGCGGACGTGATCCGCGCGGTCACCAAGAGCGACCTGCCGGTGCGCATCACCGGATACGACGGCAGCGCGGTCGGCCCGGCCGACGCCGGGATCACCCTGGCGATCCGCTCCGAACGCGGGCTGTCCTACCTGCTCACCGCACCCGGCGACCTGGGCATGGCCCGGGCCTACGTGAGCGGCGACCTCGGGCTGGAGGGCGTCCACCCGGGCGACCCGTACGACGCGTTGCGGGTGCTCAAGGACGAGATGCCCCTGCGGATGCCGCCGGTGGGCGAGGCGCTCGCCCTGGTCAAGGGCCTCGGCTGGGAGCGGCTGCTGCCCCCGCCGCCCCCGCCGCAGGAGGCCGCCCCGCGCTGGAAGCGGGTGGTGAACGGGCTGCGCCACTCCCGCACCCGGGACAGCAACGCCATCTCCCACCACTACGACGTCTCGAACGCCTTCTACGAGAAGGTGCTCGGCCCGTCCATGACGTACACCTGCGCGGTCTTCCGCAGCCCCACCGACACGCTGGAGGAGGCGCAGCGGGCCAAGTACGACCTGGTCGCCGGCAAGCTGGCGCTCAAGCCGGGGATGCGGCTGCTCGACGTGGGCTGCGGCTGGGGCGGCATGGTCCGGCACGCGGCGCGCGAATACGGCGTCAAGGCGCTCGGGGTCACCCTGTCGCGGGCGCAGGCCGAGTGGGCGCAGGCCGCCATCGAGCGGGAGGGGCTGGGCGACCTGGCCGAGGTGCGCCACCTCGACTACCGGGACGCCCCGCGTGAGCAGTTCGACGCGATCTCCTCGATCGGGCTGACCGAGCACATCGGGGTGCGCAACTACCCGGCCTACTTCGGGGCGCTGCGCAGCCGGCTCAAGCCGGGCGGCCGGCTGCTCAACCACTGCATCACCCGCGCGGACAACCGGGCCCCGCACCGCTCCGGCGCGTTCATCGACCGGTACGTCTTCCCGGACGGCGAGCTGGCCGGCCCGGGCCGGCTCATCAGCGAGATCCACGACGCCGGGCTGGAGGTGCACCACGAGGAGAACCTGCGCCAGCACTACGCCCTGACGCTGGCCGGCTGGTGCCGCAACCTCGTCGAGCACTGGGACTTCTGCGTGGGCGAGGTCGGCGCGGCCACCGCCCGGGTCTGGGGGCTCTACATGGCCGGCTCCCGGATGGCCTTCGAGCGCAACGGCATCCAGCTGCACCAGGTGCTCGCCACGCACAACGGTCCGGAGAGCGTGAACGGCTACCCGCTGCGTCCCGACTGGACGCCCTGA
- a CDS encoding winged helix-turn-helix domain-containing protein produces the protein MRDVLYLEEREQAEALLKPQRIEVLRQLAEPRTCTEIAARLEQTPQRVYYHVKQLVAAGLAEQVAERRVRGISEGIYQAVARSYWLSPRLVGRIGGARRAQDELSLGYLLDLMEEVQADIAALDRTAPELPSIGVSGEIRVPAERRQEFLHDLQSTLQDLFTRYGGAEGDAFKLAVACYPKGDNHE, from the coding sequence ATGAGAGACGTCCTGTACCTGGAAGAGCGCGAGCAGGCCGAAGCCCTGCTCAAGCCGCAGCGCATCGAGGTGCTGCGGCAGCTGGCCGAGCCCCGCACCTGCACCGAGATCGCGGCCCGGCTGGAGCAGACGCCGCAGCGCGTCTACTACCACGTCAAGCAACTCGTCGCGGCCGGGCTGGCCGAGCAGGTCGCCGAGCGGCGGGTGCGCGGCATCAGCGAGGGCATCTACCAGGCCGTCGCCCGGTCCTACTGGCTCTCGCCGCGGCTGGTCGGCCGGATCGGCGGGGCGCGCCGGGCGCAGGACGAGCTGAGTCTCGGCTACCTGCTCGATCTCATGGAGGAGGTCCAGGCCGACATCGCCGCGCTGGACCGCACCGCCCCCGAGTTGCCGTCGATCGGCGTCTCCGGCGAGATCCGGGTGCCCGCCGAGCGGCGGCAGGAATTCCTGCACGACCTGCAGTCGACGCTGCAGGACCTTTTCACTCGCTACGGCGGCGCCGAGGGGGACGCCTTCAAGCTCGCCGTGGCCTGCTACCCGAAGGGCGACAACCATGAGTGA
- a CDS encoding SRPBCC family protein has translation MSDLLTVRARLAAPVETVRNALTDPAELRVWLAEHAEVELPRRYEFWGRYTPEGAEPHQRLLHADERTLRFAWTLDGVETTTEFELTPEDKDTLLTLRQSHFSFEEAMSGSSIRGVLQTFWALAIANLNAHLEGRPLLPRTDFTSADLRGELLIDAPMDKVWTSLTDSEQASAWFGFPIGIEPWVGGRYAMGGFDAGYAAKVVDLTPGRALSVDWGPTGVSTWELAESGGRTKLTFVQSGFDETNPPYAAWTGSVAGLAELRRFHEMADWQPIWLAEEMPSNA, from the coding sequence ATGAGTGACCTGCTGACCGTCCGGGCCCGCCTCGCCGCTCCGGTCGAGACCGTGCGCAACGCGCTGACCGACCCGGCCGAGCTGCGCGTGTGGCTGGCCGAGCACGCCGAGGTCGAGCTGCCCCGGCGCTACGAGTTCTGGGGCCGCTACACGCCCGAGGGCGCCGAGCCGCACCAGCGCCTGCTGCATGCCGACGAGCGGACGCTGCGCTTCGCCTGGACGCTCGACGGGGTGGAGACCACCACCGAGTTCGAGCTGACGCCGGAGGACAAGGACACCCTGCTCACTCTGCGGCAGAGCCACTTCAGCTTCGAGGAGGCGATGAGCGGCAGCAGCATCCGCGGTGTCCTGCAGACCTTCTGGGCGCTCGCGATCGCCAACCTCAACGCCCACCTGGAGGGGCGCCCGCTGCTGCCGCGCACCGACTTCACGTCCGCCGACCTGCGCGGTGAGCTGCTCATCGACGCGCCCATGGACAAGGTCTGGACCTCGCTCACCGACTCCGAGCAGGCCAGCGCCTGGTTCGGCTTCCCCATCGGCATCGAGCCGTGGGTCGGCGGCCGGTACGCCATGGGCGGCTTCGACGCCGGCTACGCGGCCAAGGTGGTCGACCTGACGCCGGGCCGGGCGCTCTCCGTCGACTGGGGACCGACCGGCGTCAGCACCTGGGAGCTGGCCGAGTCCGGCGGCCGGACCAAGCTGACCTTCGTGCAGTCCGGCTTCGACGAGACCAACCCCCCGTACGCGGCCTGGACCGGGAGCGTGGCCGGGCTCGCCGAGCTGCGCCGCTTCCACGAGATGGCCGACTGGCAGCCGATCTGGCTGGCCGAGGAGATGCCCAGCAACGCCTGA
- a CDS encoding RNA polymerase sigma factor, with translation MTDAAGAVADAGAEAYPRIVAALIRVTGDWTLAEDCAQEALAAALERWPRQGVPDNPGGWLMTAARNRAVDVLRRASVERRKLRDLALLTDPAPAPPEGDVVDDRLRLIFTCCHPALALEARVALTLRTVAGVPTADIARAFLVTESTMTRRLTRAKARIAAAGVPYRVPTGPALVERLPGVLGVLYLLFTRGYDADGEPAFAAEAIRLARLLHTLLPDQPEAAGLLALFLLHHSRRAARRDPSGDLRTLEEQDRTRWDRAAIAEGVALLDRAGDGPYALQARIAAVHATAPTAAETDWPAIAGCYDALVAHQPTPVVRLNRAVAHGFAYGPAAGLALLAEARAGGALDGYPPAVAAEAELTARRGDPVRAAALFRAAADAVRSDPERRALLRRAAELAS, from the coding sequence ATGACGGACGCGGCCGGGGCGGTCGCCGACGCGGGCGCCGAGGCGTACCCGCGGATCGTGGCCGCCCTGATCCGCGTCACCGGCGACTGGACCCTCGCCGAGGACTGCGCCCAGGAGGCCCTCGCGGCGGCGCTGGAGCGCTGGCCCCGGCAGGGCGTGCCGGACAACCCGGGCGGGTGGCTCATGACCGCTGCCCGCAACCGGGCCGTGGACGTGCTGCGCCGGGCCAGCGTGGAACGCCGCAAGCTGCGCGACCTGGCGCTGCTCACCGATCCCGCGCCCGCGCCACCGGAGGGAGACGTGGTGGACGACCGGCTCCGGCTCATCTTCACCTGCTGCCACCCGGCGCTGGCCCTGGAGGCGCGCGTGGCGTTGACCCTGCGCACGGTGGCCGGGGTGCCGACGGCGGACATCGCCCGCGCCTTCCTGGTCACCGAGTCGACCATGACCCGCCGGCTCACCCGGGCCAAGGCCCGGATCGCGGCGGCCGGCGTACCGTACCGGGTGCCGACCGGGCCCGCGCTGGTCGAGCGCCTGCCGGGCGTGCTGGGCGTGCTCTACCTGCTCTTCACCCGGGGGTACGACGCCGACGGCGAGCCCGCGTTCGCCGCCGAGGCGATCCGGCTGGCCCGGCTGCTGCACACGCTCCTGCCGGACCAGCCCGAGGCGGCCGGGCTGCTCGCCCTGTTCCTGTTGCACCACTCCCGCCGGGCGGCCCGCCGCGATCCGTCCGGCGACCTGCGCACCCTCGAGGAGCAGGACCGCACCCGGTGGGACCGGGCCGCCATCGCCGAGGGCGTCGCGCTGCTGGACCGGGCCGGCGACGGCCCGTACGCCCTCCAGGCCCGGATCGCCGCCGTGCACGCCACCGCCCCGACCGCCGCCGAGACCGACTGGCCGGCCATCGCCGGCTGCTACGACGCGCTGGTCGCGCACCAGCCGACCCCGGTGGTCCGGCTCAACCGGGCGGTGGCCCACGGGTTCGCGTACGGCCCGGCCGCCGGGCTGGCCCTGCTCGCCGAGGCCCGGGCCGGCGGCGCGCTGGACGGCTACCCGCCGGCCGTGGCCGCCGAGGCCGAGTTGACCGCCCGCCGGGGCGACCCGGTACGCGCCGCCGCGCTGTTCCGGGCCGCCGCCGACGCGGTCCGTTCCGATCCGGAGCGGCGGGCGCTGCTCCGCCGGGCCGCCGAGCTGGCGTCCTGA
- a CDS encoding YciI family protein, whose translation MKYMMLVCTDTQPDRNPDAAPDIEKWVAERDANGQRLTGSRFAPPSAATTVRVRDGELLLSDGPFAETKEVIVGFDLLECADLDEAVEVARAHPMAYAGRIELRPLVED comes from the coding sequence ATGAAGTACATGATGCTCGTCTGCACCGACACCCAGCCCGACCGGAACCCGGACGCCGCGCCCGACATCGAGAAGTGGGTGGCTGAGCGGGACGCCAACGGCCAGCGGCTGACCGGCAGCCGGTTCGCACCCCCGTCGGCCGCCACCACGGTCCGGGTCCGCGACGGCGAGCTGCTGCTCAGCGACGGCCCGTTCGCCGAGACCAAGGAGGTCATCGTGGGCTTCGACCTGCTGGAGTGCGCCGACCTGGACGAGGCCGTCGAGGTGGCCCGCGCCCACCCGATGGCGTACGCCGGGCGCATCGAACTGCGCCCGCTGGTGGAGGACTGA
- a CDS encoding zinc-ribbon domain-containing protein, whose translation MFFIFGLRTKVDRSGVVTQVCRNCGNRAAQVITRRATKFTLFFIPLIPVRTRYTQQCTVCGAEYDVSRAEAERLPVG comes from the coding sequence ATGTTCTTCATCTTCGGGCTCCGGACCAAGGTCGACCGGTCCGGCGTCGTCACCCAGGTGTGCCGCAACTGCGGCAACCGGGCCGCCCAGGTCATCACCCGGCGCGCCACGAAGTTCACCCTCTTCTTCATCCCACTGATCCCCGTGCGCACCCGCTACACGCAGCAGTGCACGGTCTGCGGCGCCGAGTACGACGTCTCCCGGGCCGAGGCCGAGCGCCTCCCGGTCGGCTGA
- a CDS encoding S41 family peptidase produces MHQDEITDIVERAAKLVAEQYVFPEVAGRIAAHLGDRLRAGAYAGATDAAALGALVTADLQEANGDLHLRLKHHETPLADVADDPAEVQFVQLAARTMGGMARVERLPGNVGLLEIAPYLFPPQLAGDLLVAALRLLAGTDALLLDLRGNRGGSPDMVALVCGWFFAEPAHLHTMHERAGTTHQYWSAAWIPVPRYAPDKPVLVLTGPETFSGGEELAYDLQQLGRATVVGERTRGGAHPRVGHRLHPHLELTVPVARPVNAVSGTNWEGCGVAPDVETPAGAARDVAYRRALEALLAADRPGPAAAEAREALATLG; encoded by the coding sequence ATGCATCAGGATGAGATCACCGACATCGTCGAGCGGGCCGCGAAGCTGGTCGCCGAGCAGTACGTCTTTCCCGAGGTGGCCGGCCGGATCGCCGCCCACCTCGGCGACCGCCTCCGCGCCGGGGCCTACGCCGGCGCGACCGACGCCGCGGCGCTCGGCGCGCTGGTCACCGCCGACCTGCAGGAGGCCAACGGCGACCTGCACCTGCGGCTCAAGCACCACGAGACGCCGCTGGCCGACGTGGCCGACGACCCGGCCGAGGTGCAGTTCGTCCAGCTCGCCGCGCGGACCATGGGCGGCATGGCCCGGGTGGAACGGCTGCCCGGCAACGTGGGGCTGCTGGAGATCGCGCCCTACCTCTTCCCGCCGCAGCTCGCCGGTGACCTCCTGGTCGCCGCGCTGCGGCTGCTCGCCGGCACCGACGCGCTCCTGCTCGACCTGCGCGGCAACCGGGGCGGCAGCCCGGACATGGTGGCACTGGTCTGCGGCTGGTTCTTCGCCGAACCGGCCCACCTGCACACCATGCACGAGCGGGCCGGCACCACCCACCAGTACTGGAGCGCAGCCTGGATCCCCGTGCCCCGCTACGCCCCGGACAAGCCGGTGCTCGTGCTGACCGGCCCGGAGACGTTCTCCGGCGGCGAGGAACTCGCGTACGACCTCCAGCAGCTCGGCCGGGCCACCGTGGTCGGCGAGCGGACCAGGGGCGGGGCGCACCCGCGGGTCGGGCACCGGCTGCACCCGCACCTGGAGCTGACCGTGCCGGTGGCCCGGCCGGTCAACGCCGTCAGCGGCACCAACTGGGAGGGCTGCGGGGTCGCCCCCGACGTGGAGACGCCGGCCGGGGCGGCGCGCGACGTCGCGTACCGGAGGGCACTGGAGGCCCTGCTGGCAGCGGACCGTCCGGGGCCGGCGGCGGCCGAGGCGCGCGAGGCGCTGGCCACCCTCGGCTGA
- a CDS encoding helix-turn-helix domain-containing protein, with protein sequence MNPETELEIRTPAQFKALAHPFRHRLLFALGSGPATISQLASGLGAAKGTVAHHLKVLTEAGMVRTAHTRQVRGGTEQYHERAFRRLTGETADAGATSALFGAVAEELAGDPDALLHLRHLRLTPAQAERLRATLDALVGEAEEAGADQPRYGILVSLYRHGHPAQPGPSGR encoded by the coding sequence GTGAACCCCGAGACCGAGCTGGAGATCCGCACCCCGGCCCAGTTCAAGGCGCTGGCCCACCCGTTCCGGCACCGGCTGCTCTTCGCGCTGGGGTCCGGGCCGGCCACCATCAGCCAGCTCGCCAGCGGGCTCGGCGCGGCCAAGGGCACCGTCGCCCACCACCTCAAGGTGCTCACCGAGGCCGGCATGGTCCGCACCGCGCACACCCGCCAGGTCCGCGGCGGCACCGAGCAGTACCACGAGCGCGCCTTCCGCCGCCTGACCGGCGAGACCGCCGACGCCGGCGCCACCAGCGCGCTGTTCGGCGCGGTCGCCGAGGAACTGGCCGGCGACCCCGACGCGCTGCTGCACCTGCGCCACCTGCGGCTCACCCCCGCCCAGGCCGAGCGGCTCCGGGCCACCCTCGACGCGCTGGTCGGCGAGGCCGAGGAGGCCGGCGCCGACCAGCCCCGGTACGGCATCCTGGTCTCCCTCTACCGCCACGGCCACCCCGCCCAGCCCGGCCCGTCGGGGCGCTGA
- a CDS encoding putative bifunctional diguanylate cyclase/phosphodiesterase — MSLAAVAPARRPLSGRVGLVAAALVVLGEAVWLVAGLPGAALVSDLGAVALSSWAAVACTRAARRHPAPLRRFWALLAATMVLAALGRTVWTIERLGGRELPNTALVGGLFTAGIVTGTAALLCSTAAPRSLVGQARTLLDGVIVGLALIPIGWVVVFRDLADADLADPLRTFGLLYPMLDLMQLTILVAVAGPGRPMWRALTVIGVGLATRAAADAVYVSLVAHGDYAPGHPIDVCWPLSYLLMGLATRYPPPPSCEGEEETGESPLPPWWRVALPYLPVGGAIVAVVLARRPTGQTPHLIFLGMMTLLGVLALRQGLAANENLRLVARLRRLAYSDQLTGLPNRLTFTRRLRRALRDGGPVAVLLLDLDGFKQVNDRFGHAAGDRLLSTIAERMQDAIGPDGMIARLGGDEFAVLVAGDRPVPPERLALRLLAALEPLPGEEDLGVHPSASIGIAEYGPQHTSHTDLLRDADIAMYAAKAAGKSAYRTCTPQLRESAVTRAELIADLRRAVDERQLLMEFQPIVDLPTGAVRSAEALVRWRHPRLGVLTPARFLPLAEETGLVLAIDRWVIHEACRAAATWRERAPEVTVAVNIAAAHLRRPDLIATVTEALGAAGLPPRALTLELTESALIEGSEAVLDRLTQLRDLGVGIAIDDFGTGYSSLSYLHRIPATELKIDRSFVARLDADDARAYATVEMVNRLAGAFDLAVVAEGVETGGQHAAVTAIGCLHGQGWRYGRPATLSDLLHTLAPVDAAR; from the coding sequence GTGAGCCTCGCCGCCGTGGCGCCGGCCCGTCGCCCGCTCTCCGGCCGTGTCGGGCTCGTCGCGGCCGCCCTCGTCGTACTCGGAGAAGCGGTGTGGCTGGTGGCCGGCCTTCCGGGTGCCGCCCTGGTCAGCGACCTCGGCGCCGTGGCGCTGTCGAGCTGGGCGGCGGTGGCCTGTACCCGCGCGGCAAGGCGGCACCCGGCCCCGCTGCGCCGGTTCTGGGCCCTGCTCGCAGCCACCATGGTCCTCGCGGCGCTGGGCCGGACGGTGTGGACGATCGAGCGGCTGGGCGGGCGCGAGCTGCCGAACACCGCACTGGTCGGCGGGCTGTTCACCGCCGGCATCGTCACCGGCACCGCCGCGCTGCTCTGCTCCACGGCCGCCCCGCGCAGCCTCGTCGGGCAGGCCCGCACCCTGCTCGACGGGGTGATCGTCGGGCTGGCTCTCATCCCGATCGGCTGGGTCGTGGTGTTCCGCGACCTCGCCGACGCCGACCTGGCCGATCCACTGCGCACATTCGGGCTGCTCTACCCGATGCTCGACCTGATGCAGCTCACCATCCTGGTGGCGGTCGCCGGCCCCGGCCGTCCGATGTGGCGGGCGCTGACCGTCATCGGTGTCGGCCTGGCCACCCGGGCCGCCGCCGACGCCGTCTACGTCTCGCTCGTCGCGCACGGCGACTACGCCCCCGGCCACCCGATTGACGTCTGCTGGCCGCTGAGCTACCTGCTGATGGGCCTCGCCACCCGCTACCCGCCGCCACCCTCCTGCGAGGGTGAGGAGGAGACCGGCGAATCGCCGCTGCCGCCCTGGTGGCGGGTCGCCCTGCCCTACCTGCCGGTGGGCGGCGCGATCGTCGCCGTGGTGCTCGCCCGCCGACCCACCGGGCAGACCCCGCACCTCATCTTCCTCGGCATGATGACGCTGCTCGGCGTGCTCGCGCTGCGCCAGGGTCTGGCCGCCAACGAGAACCTGCGGCTGGTGGCCCGGCTGCGCCGGCTCGCGTACTCCGACCAGCTCACCGGCCTGCCCAACCGGCTCACCTTCACCCGGCGGCTGCGCCGGGCGCTGCGCGACGGCGGCCCGGTCGCCGTGCTGCTGCTCGACCTGGACGGGTTCAAACAGGTCAACGACCGCTTCGGGCACGCCGCGGGCGACCGGCTGCTCAGCACCATCGCCGAGCGCATGCAGGACGCGATCGGCCCGGACGGGATGATCGCCCGGCTCGGCGGGGACGAGTTCGCCGTGCTGGTCGCCGGTGACCGGCCCGTGCCGCCCGAGCGGCTCGCCCTCCGGCTGCTCGCCGCCCTCGAACCGCTGCCCGGCGAGGAGGACCTGGGGGTGCACCCGTCGGCCAGCATCGGCATCGCCGAGTACGGCCCGCAGCACACCTCCCACACCGACCTGCTGCGCGACGCCGACATCGCCATGTACGCGGCCAAGGCGGCCGGCAAGTCCGCGTACCGGACCTGCACGCCACAGCTGCGGGAATCGGCCGTCACCCGCGCCGAACTGATCGCCGACCTGCGCCGCGCGGTCGACGAGCGGCAACTGCTCATGGAGTTCCAGCCCATCGTCGACCTGCCCACCGGCGCGGTACGCAGCGCCGAGGCGCTGGTGCGCTGGCGGCACCCCCGGCTCGGGGTGCTCACCCCGGCGCGGTTCCTGCCGCTTGCCGAGGAGACCGGGCTGGTCCTGGCGATCGACCGGTGGGTCATCCACGAGGCGTGCCGGGCGGCGGCCACCTGGCGTGAGCGGGCCCCCGAGGTCACCGTGGCGGTCAACATCGCGGCCGCCCACCTGCGCCGGCCCGACCTCATCGCCACGGTCACCGAGGCGCTGGGCGCGGCCGGCCTGCCACCCCGCGCGCTCACCCTGGAACTCACCGAATCGGCGCTCATCGAGGGCAGCGAGGCGGTGCTCGACCGGCTGACCCAGCTCCGCGACCTCGGGGTCGGCATCGCCATCGACGACTTCGGCACCGGCTACTCCTCGCTGAGCTACCTGCACCGGATCCCGGCCACCGAGCTGAAGATCGACCGGTCCTTCGTGGCCCGCCTCGACGCCGACGACGCGCGGGCGTACGCCACGGTGGAGATGGTCAACCGGCTCGCCGGCGCCTTCGACCTGGCCGTGGTGGCCGAGGGCGTGGAGACCGGCGGCCAGCACGCCGCGGTGACCGCCATCGGCTGCCTGCACGGCCAGGGCTGGCGCTACGGCCGCCCGGCCACCCTGTCCGACCTGCTTCACACGCTCGCCCCGGTCGACGCCGCCCGCTGA